One Mangrovimonas cancribranchiae DNA segment encodes these proteins:
- the ccoG gene encoding cytochrome c oxidase accessory protein CcoG yields MSKQTENNESFRDSIGTITDEGKRAWIFPKKPSGKYYERRKIVSYFLLAFLFAAPFIKINGNQFLMFNVLERRFNIFGFPFWPQDFHLFVISMIIGVVFITLFTVGFGRIFCGWICPQTIFMEMVFRRIEYWIDGDRNKQRKLARQKWDAEKIRKRLLKWFIFLVISFLIANIFLAYLIGSDKLIQYITDGPANHLSTLFPLLIFTGVFYFIFAWFREQVCIIACPYGRLQGVLLDNKSVIVAYDHKRGEGKNGRKKFRKNEDREALGHGDCIDCLQCVHVCPTGIDIRNGTQLECVNCTACIDECDHIMESINLPKGLIRYASENEIEKKEKFKLTARMKGYIAVLTILIGILTGMLLLRNDVEARVLRLPGQLYERKDNNMISNVFTYKLVNKTTKEIDNVSFKLRNFDGEIKLVSTTDDFIVPEQGIAEGTLFIEIKKTDLKGDKNKLTIDVYSHDKVIETTTVNFLGPRSYH; encoded by the coding sequence ATGAGCAAACAGACCGAAAATAACGAAAGCTTTAGAGACTCTATTGGAACCATTACCGATGAAGGTAAACGTGCTTGGATATTTCCTAAAAAACCAAGCGGCAAGTATTACGAACGCCGAAAAATAGTAAGTTATTTTTTATTAGCGTTCCTATTTGCAGCACCTTTCATTAAAATTAATGGTAATCAGTTTTTAATGTTTAACGTGCTAGAACGCCGTTTCAATATTTTTGGATTTCCGTTTTGGCCTCAAGATTTTCATCTGTTTGTCATTTCAATGATTATAGGAGTTGTTTTTATTACGTTATTTACTGTTGGTTTTGGTCGTATTTTCTGTGGTTGGATTTGTCCACAAACCATTTTTATGGAAATGGTTTTTAGACGTATAGAATACTGGATAGATGGCGATAGAAACAAACAACGTAAATTAGCACGCCAAAAATGGGATGCCGAAAAAATAAGAAAACGCCTTTTAAAATGGTTTATCTTTTTGGTTATTTCGTTTCTAATTGCTAATATATTTTTAGCCTACTTGATTGGTAGCGATAAATTAATCCAATATATAACCGATGGTCCAGCAAATCATTTAAGTACGCTTTTTCCGTTGCTAATTTTTACAGGTGTTTTCTACTTTATATTTGCTTGGTTTAGAGAACAGGTTTGTATTATCGCATGTCCTTATGGAAGGTTACAAGGGGTGCTTTTAGATAATAAATCGGTCATTGTAGCCTACGATCATAAACGTGGTGAAGGCAAAAATGGACGAAAAAAGTTCCGTAAAAATGAAGACCGCGAAGCACTAGGACACGGCGATTGTATTGATTGCTTACAATGTGTTCATGTATGCCCTACGGGAATAGATATTCGTAATGGTACACAACTAGAATGTGTAAACTGTACAGCCTGTATAGATGAGTGCGACCACATTATGGAAAGCATTAATTTACCAAAAGGATTAATTAGATATGCTAGCGAAAACGAAATAGAAAAGAAAGAAAAATTCAAGCTTACCGCTAGAATGAAAGGTTATATTGCTGTTCTTACTATTTTAATAGGCATATTAACTGGTATGTTATTATTAAGAAATGATGTTGAAGCTAGAGTTTTAAGATTACCTGGACAACTTTACGAACGTAAAGACAACAACATGATAAGCAATGTATTCACCTATAAATTAGTTAATAAAACAACTAAAGAAATAGATAATGTTAGCTTTAAACTTAGAAATTTTGATGGGGAGATTAAACTTGTTTCTACAACAGATGACTTTATAGTACCAGAGCAAGGTATAGCTGAAGGTACCTTATTTATAGAAATAAAGAAAACCGATTTAAAAGGTGATAAAAACAAACTAACTATTGATGTGTATAGCCACGACAAAGTTATTGAAACCACAACCGTTAACTTT